The following coding sequences lie in one Halorhabdus rudnickae genomic window:
- a CDS encoding DUF7285 family protein: MPDTNCRAQTEPLAALVAVAAIAIGISIYGAYVADVLPGTSEDAVEEPTIQRVWSEIAEDGVYPSTDNPWNDVGGDDRYDTVASPLGGLDAEALPRGTTVYIAVSTADDSGRDVTLAETVYDESATQLSPGPDEPPQHGRAITRPVPVEVKPGDVRAGTLRVVVW, encoded by the coding sequence ATGCCTGACACCAACTGCCGCGCCCAGACCGAACCGCTTGCAGCACTGGTAGCGGTCGCTGCCATTGCTATTGGCATCAGCATCTACGGGGCATACGTCGCCGACGTCCTTCCGGGAACGAGCGAGGACGCCGTCGAGGAACCGACGATCCAACGCGTCTGGTCGGAGATCGCCGAGGACGGTGTGTATCCATCGACGGACAATCCGTGGAACGACGTCGGCGGGGACGACCGCTACGATACGGTTGCCAGTCCGCTGGGCGGTCTCGATGCGGAGGCGCTCCCGAGAGGAACGACGGTGTACATCGCGGTCAGCACTGCCGATGACTCCGGTCGTGACGTGACACTGGCCGAGACAGTCTACGACGAGAGCGCAACGCAGTTGTCACCGGGACCGGACGAGCCACCCCAGCATGGCCGTGCGATCACGCGACCAGTGCCGGTCGAGGTCAAGCCGGGCGACGTCAGGGCGGGAACGCTCCGGGTGGTCGTATGGTGA
- a CDS encoding secretion system protein codes for MVLVGSLRTIARLYPDEVEVGQQLQESLSFLDTELAPETVVRGGYGAGLLSLLFVVPLLATGLGFPVALFLTVAIAVLLIHSIHSVPNLLAAFRRTEALGSVPNLIGRAVLRMQIQPATESAVRFAAETGYGPLSENLSAHIDRSMGTPRTGIISFAEEWAEWFPAVRRSAHLLVMAQDAPEAERRRTLDRTLMSILDGTRNQMADFTASIRGPTTALYAFGVMIPLALVALVPAATLVGYPVPILFFIVTYNVVLPIVLIAASLWLLVRRPVAFPPPKVTREHPDVPDRLWIRLFWAPIVGAPAFVLTLLWGPSHLAVLAGVGFGLGGVLIALFRPIILVRNHVRAVEEHLVDALYLVGRQVSEGEAVESVIQQAGDRVPEETGAVFESAAGLQRRLHVGVEEAFMGEYGALRDIPSPRAHSTAGLLAIASREGKPAGRAIVSMADHLEELQDVDDEAKRQLANVTGTLDHTASYFGPLVAGATVGLADIIVSQDVDLSETQAAASTLPSDQLGIVVGVFVITLCFILVPLSVMLRHGLDRALLGYRVGRSLLSAIPLYVITIVLVSMINTS; via the coding sequence ATGGTTCTGGTCGGCTCACTCCGGACGATTGCGCGATTGTATCCCGACGAGGTCGAGGTCGGTCAGCAACTGCAGGAGTCACTCTCCTTTCTCGATACCGAACTCGCCCCGGAGACCGTCGTTCGCGGCGGATACGGCGCGGGCCTCTTGAGCTTGCTGTTCGTTGTGCCGTTGCTCGCTACTGGACTCGGATTCCCGGTGGCGCTGTTTCTCACTGTCGCGATCGCGGTCCTTCTCATCCACTCGATACACAGCGTTCCGAACCTGCTGGCTGCGTTCCGACGGACCGAGGCCCTCGGATCGGTGCCGAACCTGATCGGCCGGGCGGTGCTTCGCATGCAGATCCAGCCGGCGACCGAGAGTGCAGTTCGGTTCGCTGCGGAGACCGGCTATGGTCCCTTATCGGAGAACCTCTCGGCACACATCGATCGGTCGATGGGGACGCCACGGACCGGCATCATCTCGTTTGCCGAGGAGTGGGCGGAGTGGTTCCCGGCCGTCCGTCGCTCGGCGCATTTGCTCGTGATGGCACAGGATGCCCCGGAAGCCGAGCGCCGCCGGACGCTCGACCGGACGCTGATGTCCATCCTCGATGGAACGCGAAACCAGATGGCTGACTTCACCGCAAGCATACGCGGCCCGACGACGGCACTCTACGCGTTCGGGGTCATGATCCCGTTGGCGCTGGTCGCACTCGTCCCCGCCGCGACGCTCGTGGGCTATCCGGTCCCGATCTTATTTTTCATCGTCACGTACAACGTGGTGTTGCCGATCGTGTTGATCGCCGCAAGTCTTTGGCTACTCGTCCGTCGCCCCGTCGCCTTTCCGCCACCGAAAGTGACGCGCGAACACCCGGACGTGCCGGACCGCCTCTGGATCCGTCTCTTCTGGGCGCCGATCGTCGGGGCACCGGCGTTCGTCCTCACGCTTCTGTGGGGGCCGTCTCATCTCGCTGTACTCGCTGGCGTTGGATTCGGTCTGGGTGGGGTATTGATCGCGCTGTTTCGGCCGATCATCCTCGTTCGAAACCACGTCCGTGCCGTCGAGGAACACCTCGTCGACGCGCTGTACCTCGTTGGACGGCAAGTATCGGAAGGCGAAGCCGTCGAGTCCGTGATCCAGCAGGCAGGTGATCGAGTTCCCGAGGAGACCGGTGCGGTTTTCGAGAGCGCAGCCGGCTTACAGCGCCGACTCCACGTCGGCGTCGAAGAGGCGTTCATGGGCGAGTACGGTGCCTTACGCGATATCCCGAGCCCGCGGGCCCACAGTACCGCTGGCTTGCTCGCGATCGCGTCCCGCGAGGGGAAGCCGGCCGGTCGGGCCATCGTGTCCATGGCTGATCACCTCGAAGAACTGCAGGACGTCGACGACGAGGCCAAACGGCAACTCGCGAACGTCACCGGGACGCTCGATCACACGGCTTCGTATTTCGGCCCACTGGTCGCCGGGGCCACTGTCGGCCTGGCCGACATCATCGTCAGTCAGGATGTCGATCTATCCGAAACCCAGGCCGCTGCGTCGACGTTACCGAGCGATCAACTCGGTATCGTCGTCGGCGTGTTCGTTATCACGCTCTGTTTCATTCTCGTGCCACTGTCGGTCATGCTTCGGCACGGGCTTGATCGAGCGTTGCTCGGGTATCGCGTCGGCCGGTCCCTGCTTTCGGCGATCCCACTGTACGTGATTACGATTGTCCTCGTCTCGATGATCAATACCTCATAA
- a CDS encoding DUF7283 family protein: MDLEAPADAWYVWAGASIMTVALAGVALSMPTQPPPDAQQVANTIDSVAGTELGGTAAYDHDAEMVRIDPQGVSMRNDGGTQHASISFGRIAPVYNDSDLEEVLYGVHPTDHYTGNASESWRAFHEDVQEAQTLAESPVWRPTDGTLRVRTIVYEHPDLSVSQTERAILVDA; encoded by the coding sequence ATGGATCTAGAGGCGCCAGCGGATGCGTGGTACGTCTGGGCCGGCGCGTCGATCATGACGGTCGCGCTGGCCGGCGTTGCCCTCTCGATGCCGACACAGCCACCGCCGGACGCCCAGCAGGTGGCGAACACCATCGACAGCGTGGCCGGGACCGAACTCGGGGGGACGGCGGCGTACGACCACGACGCGGAGATGGTTCGTATCGATCCACAGGGCGTTTCGATGCGCAACGACGGGGGCACGCAACACGCCTCGATTTCGTTCGGACGGATCGCACCCGTCTACAACGATTCGGATCTCGAAGAGGTACTGTACGGCGTCCATCCGACCGACCACTACACCGGCAACGCCAGCGAATCCTGGCGTGCGTTTCACGAGGACGTTCAGGAGGCTCAGACGCTGGCCGAGAGTCCAGTGTGGCGACCTACCGACGGGACGCTACGCGTTCGGACGATCGTCTACGAACATCCCGATCTGTCTGTCAGTCAAACTGAACGAGCGATTCTCGTCGATGCCTGA
- a CDS encoding type II/IV secretion system ATPase subunit, with product MSKEATDTSLSDAVLSLTPQSVLDRLPSRNEGGGCRCETSFDETTLRVDADGCDGDLRTEPECRRTVIAELEDRDATNIRVRSHGLAYRYSDAGVSLLSAAGRFLELLGDRHERLAETAATDPLAAVDDLSERVGPVVDVAVESGLLTAAEDLESYEECLLPSVGMTISYYFLDQSVGGGPHLTDVRTLETGSDVRIYERETGIPLYLLGSIDVSLSRQEREILLDAYEAIAEGVVEGERAASRAIEHVSDEAVDPRLSGILRKHTHGYGVLEDFFSDPRVSDVYVTAPVSSNPLRVVVDGETMETNIHLSAEGARALASRVRRTSGRAFSRANPTVDATADLQNGTGIRIAGVTDPVSAGVAFAFRERADDRFTLPALVANGTMTATVAGFLSIAIERNGATLIAGTRGAGKTTLLGTLLYELAPATRTVAIEDTPELPLDPLQSVGRDVQALRTGSGEGPEITAAEALRTALRLGDGALVVGEIRGEEARVLYEAMRVGANANAVLGTIHGDGAEDIYERVVSDLGVEPSSFAVTDLVVTVQAYDTPEGRKRRVSRIEEVMNDGEDVWFAPLFEIDEDKARPSGRIDRGESRFVDDITGPGEEYADIRQAISERADQLESLAGDGRTNPREVATAYARQRS from the coding sequence ATGTCGAAGGAGGCGACGGATACGTCACTCTCGGATGCGGTACTCTCACTGACTCCCCAGTCCGTCCTGGACCGACTCCCGTCGCGAAACGAGGGCGGGGGCTGTCGTTGTGAGACGTCGTTCGACGAGACGACACTCAGGGTCGACGCGGACGGCTGTGACGGAGACCTCAGGACGGAACCCGAGTGTCGACGGACGGTCATCGCCGAGCTAGAGGATAGAGATGCAACGAACATTCGCGTCCGGTCGCACGGTCTCGCGTACCGGTACAGCGACGCGGGGGTGTCCCTCTTGTCGGCGGCTGGCCGCTTTCTCGAACTGCTGGGTGATCGTCACGAGCGACTGGCCGAGACGGCAGCGACGGATCCTCTCGCTGCAGTGGACGATCTCAGTGAGCGGGTCGGCCCTGTTGTAGACGTAGCTGTCGAGTCCGGCCTACTGACGGCCGCCGAGGACCTCGAATCCTACGAGGAGTGTCTGCTTCCCTCGGTTGGGATGACGATCTCGTATTATTTCCTCGATCAGTCTGTCGGTGGCGGTCCTCATCTCACGGACGTTCGAACGCTGGAGACCGGAAGCGACGTGCGGATCTACGAGCGCGAGACCGGCATTCCGCTGTACCTCCTCGGTTCGATCGACGTTTCGTTGTCTCGCCAGGAACGGGAGATTCTCCTCGATGCCTACGAAGCGATCGCCGAGGGGGTCGTCGAAGGTGAGCGTGCAGCGTCGCGTGCTATCGAACATGTTTCAGACGAAGCTGTCGACCCGCGACTGTCTGGCATCCTCCGGAAACACACGCACGGCTACGGCGTCCTCGAGGATTTCTTCTCGGATCCGCGCGTCAGCGACGTCTACGTCACTGCGCCGGTCTCGTCGAACCCGCTCCGGGTCGTCGTCGACGGCGAGACCATGGAGACGAACATTCATCTCTCGGCCGAGGGGGCGCGTGCGCTCGCCTCGCGCGTCCGTCGGACGAGCGGACGGGCATTCTCGCGGGCGAACCCGACCGTGGACGCGACTGCCGATCTGCAGAACGGGACCGGGATCCGGATCGCCGGCGTGACCGACCCGGTGTCCGCTGGCGTCGCGTTCGCGTTCCGCGAGCGGGCCGACGACCGGTTCACGCTCCCCGCGCTCGTCGCGAACGGCACGATGACGGCCACTGTCGCCGGCTTCCTCTCGATTGCGATCGAACGCAACGGCGCGACGCTGATCGCCGGCACGCGTGGCGCGGGAAAGACGACCTTGCTCGGCACCTTGCTTTACGAACTCGCGCCGGCAACGCGAACGGTCGCCATCGAGGACACGCCGGAATTGCCTCTCGATCCCCTCCAGAGCGTCGGGCGAGATGTCCAGGCACTCAGGACCGGCAGCGGAGAGGGCCCGGAGATCACCGCTGCGGAAGCGTTGCGGACTGCTCTTCGACTCGGTGATGGTGCGCTCGTCGTCGGAGAGATCCGCGGCGAGGAGGCGCGCGTCCTCTACGAGGCGATGCGCGTGGGGGCGAACGCCAACGCCGTCCTCGGGACGATCCACGGAGACGGTGCCGAAGACATCTACGAACGGGTCGTCTCCGATCTGGGCGTCGAACCATCGTCGTTTGCCGTTACGGATCTCGTTGTCACGGTCCAGGCCTACGACACGCCCGAAGGCCGCAAGCGGCGCGTTTCACGCATCGAGGAAGTTATGAACGACGGCGAGGACGTGTGGTTCGCCCCACTCTTCGAGATCGACGAGGACAAAGCCCGACCGTCAGGGCGTATCGACCGCGGGGAGAGTCGATTTGTCGACGATATTACGGGGCCGGGCGAAGAGTACGCGGATATCAGGCAGGCGATCTCCGAGCGGGCGGACCAACTCGAATCGCTGGCTGGGGATGGCCGGACGAATCCTCGCGAGGTCGCGACGGCGTACGCCCGTCAGCGGAGTTGA
- a CDS encoding DUF7311 family protein has product MIRYVVAIVLTVAILGVSFAGLETASTAASEREVWASITDLEDAAVSLISNDELPPEGHPGAQRLVTVEMPADSLTTKPISHFELRRVTGERLSVVAFRIEGGPMHTETIDVPIRNATGGDLVELSGTADRRLRLTLTRDARRRPVVTVVRFDEIDAP; this is encoded by the coding sequence GTGATCCGGTACGTCGTGGCGATCGTTCTGACGGTCGCCATTCTGGGAGTGAGCTTTGCGGGGCTGGAAACCGCCAGTACAGCCGCCAGCGAACGGGAAGTGTGGGCAAGCATCACAGACTTGGAGGACGCCGCAGTCTCTTTGATCAGCAACGACGAACTGCCACCCGAAGGCCATCCAGGTGCACAACGGCTGGTCACTGTCGAGATGCCAGCGGACTCACTCACGACGAAGCCGATCAGCCATTTCGAGTTGCGCCGAGTGACGGGCGAGCGGCTTTCGGTCGTGGCCTTTCGGATCGAGGGTGGCCCGATGCATACCGAGACGATCGACGTGCCGATACGGAACGCGACCGGCGGCGATCTGGTCGAACTCTCGGGTACAGCGGATCGACGCCTCCGGCTGACGCTTACCAGAGATGCCCGGCGACGCCCCGTCGTTACGGTGGTTCGCTTCGACGAGATCGATGCTCCGTGA
- a CDS encoding DUF7310 family coiled-coil domain-containing protein has protein sequence MTDIERIEQRLSAVERTVTGEIDIDAERLQAVLALSGDVEDIEDRLEALEKRIATIEADVQSIGGYYSEVESVNEEVERHALSAVAAVDRLEDRVADLEGSVSDLDPATERIQRAVEQSVAAADATDEGEVPAKNGNGTDATGTGHDDNGTNAATTGNSESFPGQFRSASHSSDDRSSEAAGGSDGDDAPDGTGDGTDTTSSDRTPSQQRVDEILASTESGDSDENHEGEGVLERLRQHVP, from the coding sequence GTGACCGATATCGAACGGATCGAACAACGACTATCGGCAGTCGAGCGGACGGTAACGGGTGAGATCGACATCGACGCCGAGCGACTGCAGGCGGTCCTGGCGCTATCCGGGGACGTCGAGGACATCGAGGACCGTCTCGAAGCGCTCGAAAAGCGGATCGCGACGATCGAAGCCGATGTCCAGTCCATCGGGGGATACTATTCGGAAGTCGAGTCGGTCAACGAGGAGGTCGAACGACACGCGCTGTCCGCGGTCGCGGCCGTCGATCGACTTGAGGATCGCGTTGCTGACTTGGAGGGGTCAGTCAGCGATCTCGACCCGGCTACTGAACGGATACAGCGGGCTGTCGAGCAGTCCGTCGCTGCCGCCGACGCCACTGACGAGGGCGAAGTTCCCGCGAAAAACGGGAATGGAACGGACGCTACGGGAACGGGACACGACGACAATGGGACGAACGCGGCCACAACGGGGAACAGTGAGTCCTTTCCCGGCCAGTTTCGATCGGCTTCCCACAGCTCTGACGACCGTTCCAGCGAGGCCGCGGGGGGAAGCGATGGCGACGACGCTCCGGACGGGACTGGGGACGGGACAGACACGACTTCGTCGGATCGGACGCCCTCCCAACAGCGGGTCGACGAAATACTGGCCAGCACGGAATCCGGCGACAGCGATGAAAACCATGAAGGTGAGGGCGTACTGGAGCGTCTTCGCCAGCACGTCCCGTGA
- a CDS encoding DUF7284 family protein, producing MSNRFRAVSTVADVSLALVIISAAVVMMGVFLQADPGTHEPMTADRSAETVAGMTVTARYNVSGVTEHSTTITPADTEIEWPTDSTAFARSRHDTMADLLAEAAIANATYGGKQPTVTDGPFEEAIDGRFRTRIGGADTNVHVTAIWRPYRGSSIEGIATAGPSPPVDADISSVTMTVPSGITLQNDVSTLHSRGEDRAEQLARRIVASQFPREEMVHSLESQGMARDIAVYRYYGFLDAVGTAADHDHTDDRDSLSRYAADPAELNEKIAIDASDSLADQMADEQRNFATDERFAGWLTIEDVEIVVRTWHA from the coding sequence GTGAGCAACCGGTTCCGAGCAGTCAGTACGGTCGCTGACGTTTCCCTCGCGCTCGTTATTATCAGTGCTGCCGTTGTGATGATGGGGGTTTTCCTGCAGGCTGATCCCGGGACTCACGAGCCGATGACGGCCGATCGCTCCGCGGAAACAGTCGCCGGGATGACGGTGACGGCGCGCTACAACGTCAGTGGGGTCACGGAACACAGCACCACGATTACGCCAGCCGATACTGAAATCGAGTGGCCAACCGATTCCACTGCGTTCGCTCGGAGTCGCCACGACACGATGGCGGATTTACTCGCGGAAGCTGCCATCGCAAACGCCACGTACGGTGGGAAGCAGCCGACTGTCACTGATGGCCCCTTCGAAGAGGCCATCGACGGCCGATTCAGGACCCGAATCGGTGGCGCGGACACAAACGTCCACGTGACGGCTATCTGGCGGCCGTACCGCGGATCGTCTATCGAGGGCATCGCCACTGCTGGGCCGAGCCCACCGGTCGATGCGGACATCAGTAGCGTCACGATGACGGTTCCAAGCGGCATCACGTTGCAAAACGACGTTTCGACGCTGCACAGTCGGGGCGAAGACAGGGCCGAGCAACTCGCCCGCCGGATCGTTGCCTCCCAGTTTCCACGGGAGGAGATGGTACACAGCCTGGAGAGTCAGGGAATGGCCCGCGATATAGCGGTCTATCGCTACTATGGGTTTTTGGACGCGGTCGGTACTGCGGCCGACCACGATCACACGGACGATCGTGATTCCCTTTCACGATACGCCGCAGATCCGGCTGAACTGAACGAAAAGATCGCCATCGACGCCAGCGATTCACTGGCCGATCAGATGGCCGACGAACAGCGCAACTTCGCGACCGACGAGCGCTTCGCGGGGTGGCTCACGATCGAGGACGTCGAAATCGTCGTCAGGACCTGGCATGCATGA